The Halobacterium litoreum genome includes a region encoding these proteins:
- the surE gene encoding 5'/3'-nucleotidase SurE — protein sequence MTDSLSVLLTNDDGIEAPGIRALYDRLDDAHDVTVVAPAREQSGSGQTRTYDTLDYEERERGYAVHGTPADCVGVAVAALDMTPDVVVSGCNDGPNLGAHILARSGTIGAAMEAAFLGIPAVAASMYDWEFDPAGDWEPTYDQFTLPADAVADILPEFVAGDLLPTADYLSVNAPATEYADDPVQRVTRPTEEYELQAEFTQDGIDVEDRFWDQFLDQNIPDPAGTDRHACVDNEVSVSPLTVPHAIADGATVGGLL from the coding sequence ATGACCGACTCGCTGTCCGTCCTCCTGACCAACGACGACGGCATCGAAGCGCCCGGTATCCGCGCGCTCTACGACCGCCTCGACGACGCCCACGACGTCACCGTCGTCGCGCCCGCCCGCGAGCAATCCGGCTCGGGCCAGACCCGCACCTACGACACCCTCGACTACGAGGAACGCGAGCGCGGCTACGCCGTCCACGGCACCCCCGCGGACTGCGTCGGCGTCGCCGTCGCCGCCCTCGACATGACGCCCGACGTCGTCGTCTCCGGCTGTAACGACGGCCCGAACCTCGGCGCGCACATCCTCGCGCGCTCGGGCACCATCGGCGCCGCCATGGAAGCCGCGTTCCTCGGCATTCCCGCCGTCGCCGCCTCGATGTACGACTGGGAGTTCGACCCCGCCGGCGACTGGGAACCCACGTACGACCAATTCACACTCCCCGCCGACGCCGTCGCCGACATCCTCCCCGAGTTCGTCGCCGGCGACCTGCTCCCCACCGCCGACTACCTCTCGGTCAACGCTCCCGCCACCGAGTACGCCGACGACCCGGTCCAGCGCGTCACCCGCCCCACCGAGGAGTACGAACTCCAGGCCGAGTTCACACAGGACGGCATCGACGTCGAAGACCGCTTCTGGGACCAGTTCCTCGACCAAAATATTCCGGACCCCGCCGGCACCGACCGCCACGCCTGCGTCGACAACGAGGTTTCGGTCTCCCCGCTCACCGTCCCCCACGCCATCGCCGACGGCGCGACGGTCGGCGGGCTACTCTAA
- a CDS encoding YcaO-like family protein yields MTVAVVGDGPAVEAVRAALGDADAAVESTDVAGVAGADLAVVVGVAGAGGFRAANDHAREGGTPLIAVEVGGLGGQPLAGVDAGVSVLAPEGPCFECLAHRVAATDQERAASPSAERSAVRLAGAHAGRFATDALAGDVVPGTVVELPHAERSLAPVPNCDCGDRPDRDVRRDAEPRSLDAALAAAEPLVDDRIGLLTAVGERESFPAPYYLAMTSDTSGFSDADAAAQAAGVDADWNAAYMKAVGEGLERYSAGVYRERDFESASADDENAVSPEAFVRPEGASASDALEWVRGEHLQTGGDALLPADRVVFPPPEGSTGPAITTGLGLGNSGTEALLSGLYETVERDATMLSWYSTFDPLGLAVDDDGFAELEKHAGAENLDVTALLCTQDVDVPVVAVAVHRDDWPRFALGSAADLDADAAARSALAEALQNWMELRAIGRDDAPEEDGAIGKYADFPREVRGFVDPDTTIAASDVGPDDPPEGAAELDAVLDALADAGLDAYAARLTPRDVERAGFEAVRVLVPDAQPLFVDQPFFGERAKEIPREMGFQPRLDKPFHPFP; encoded by the coding sequence GTGACCGTCGCCGTCGTCGGCGACGGGCCCGCGGTGGAGGCGGTTCGTGCCGCGCTCGGGGACGCCGACGCGGCCGTGGAATCGACCGACGTGGCGGGCGTCGCGGGCGCAGACCTCGCGGTGGTCGTCGGCGTCGCGGGCGCGGGCGGCTTCCGGGCCGCGAACGACCACGCGAGAGAAGGTGGCACGCCCCTCATCGCCGTCGAAGTGGGCGGCCTCGGCGGCCAACCGCTGGCGGGCGTGGACGCCGGCGTCTCCGTCCTCGCGCCGGAGGGGCCGTGTTTCGAGTGTTTGGCTCACCGCGTCGCCGCCACCGACCAGGAGCGCGCGGCGTCGCCGTCCGCCGAGCGGTCGGCGGTCCGCCTCGCCGGCGCGCACGCCGGCCGCTTCGCGACCGACGCGCTGGCCGGCGACGTCGTCCCCGGGACCGTCGTGGAACTCCCGCACGCCGAGCGCTCGCTCGCGCCGGTGCCGAACTGCGACTGCGGCGACCGCCCCGACCGCGACGTGCGCCGGGACGCCGAACCCCGGAGCCTCGACGCCGCGCTCGCAGCGGCCGAACCGCTCGTCGACGACCGAATCGGGCTGCTGACCGCGGTCGGCGAGCGCGAGTCGTTCCCCGCACCCTACTACCTCGCGATGACCAGCGACACCTCGGGGTTCAGCGACGCCGACGCCGCCGCGCAGGCCGCGGGCGTCGACGCCGACTGGAACGCCGCCTACATGAAAGCCGTCGGCGAGGGCCTCGAACGGTACAGCGCCGGCGTCTACCGCGAACGCGACTTCGAGTCGGCGTCCGCGGACGACGAGAACGCCGTCTCTCCCGAGGCGTTCGTCCGCCCCGAGGGCGCGAGCGCGTCGGACGCGCTCGAATGGGTGCGCGGCGAACACCTGCAGACCGGGGGCGACGCGCTCCTCCCCGCCGACCGCGTCGTCTTCCCGCCGCCCGAGGGGTCGACCGGCCCCGCCATCACGACCGGCCTCGGCCTCGGCAATTCGGGGACTGAAGCCCTGCTGTCGGGGCTCTACGAGACAGTCGAACGCGACGCCACGATGCTCTCGTGGTACTCGACGTTCGACCCGCTCGGCCTCGCCGTCGACGACGACGGCTTCGCCGAACTCGAGAAGCACGCCGGCGCCGAGAACCTCGACGTGACGGCCCTGCTCTGCACGCAGGACGTGGACGTGCCCGTGGTCGCCGTCGCCGTCCACCGCGACGACTGGCCGCGGTTCGCGCTCGGGTCCGCCGCCGACCTCGACGCCGACGCCGCCGCGCGCTCCGCGCTCGCGGAAGCGCTCCAGAACTGGATGGAACTCCGCGCTATCGGCCGCGACGACGCCCCAGAGGAGGACGGCGCCATCGGCAAGTACGCCGACTTCCCGCGCGAAGTCCGCGGCTTCGTCGACCCCGACACCACCATCGCCGCGAGTGACGTGGGCCCGGACGACCCACCCGAGGGCGCCGCCGAACTCGACGCCGTCCTCGACGCGCTCGCGGACGCCGGCCTCGACGCCTACGCCGCCCGCCTCACGCCCCGGGACGTAGAGCGCGCCGGCTTCGAAGCCGTCCGCGTCCTCGTGCCCGACGCCCAACCGCTGTTCGTCGACCAGCCGTTCTTCGGCGAGCGCGCCAAGGAAATTCCCCGAGAGATGGGGTTCCAGCCGCGGTTAGACAAACCGTTCCATCCCTTCCCCTGA
- a CDS encoding alpha/beta hydrolase, producing MADELRADAPREDVQQILAAMEAMDAPDYHDLSPPEARELRRGFFDADDPTAEVGAVSDRTVPGPGFEIPVRVYEPASDGPHPVVVYFHGGGFVLGTLDSRDPICRTIAADAAAVVVSVAYRLAPEHPFPAAVEDAYAATEYVAGNPGEFDADPDRLAVAGDSAGGNLAAAVSLAARDRDGPYISHQSLAYPVTDHRDVAYDSKTENDEGYFLESEGMEWFDGHYVDSWVHRANPYLSPVAAASHADLPPATVATCGFDPLRDEGIAYVDALDDAGVPVTHRHYDDLIHGAMSFVADPVDTPSGREVLAQFASDLRGALHANS from the coding sequence ATGGCAGACGAACTGCGGGCCGACGCACCCCGCGAGGACGTACAGCAGATACTGGCCGCGATGGAGGCGATGGATGCCCCGGACTACCACGACCTCTCGCCGCCCGAGGCCCGCGAACTGCGCCGGGGCTTCTTCGACGCCGACGACCCGACCGCCGAGGTCGGCGCCGTCTCGGACCGAACCGTGCCCGGCCCCGGTTTCGAGATTCCCGTGCGCGTCTACGAACCGGCGAGCGACGGCCCGCATCCGGTCGTCGTCTACTTCCACGGCGGCGGCTTCGTGCTCGGGACGCTGGACTCCCGGGACCCAATCTGCCGGACGATTGCCGCGGACGCGGCGGCCGTCGTCGTGAGCGTCGCGTACCGACTCGCGCCCGAACACCCGTTCCCGGCGGCCGTCGAGGACGCGTACGCCGCCACCGAGTACGTCGCCGGGAATCCCGGCGAGTTCGACGCCGACCCCGACCGACTCGCCGTCGCGGGCGACTCCGCGGGCGGCAACCTCGCCGCGGCCGTCTCGCTCGCGGCGCGCGACCGCGACGGCCCCTACATCTCCCACCAGTCGCTGGCGTACCCCGTCACCGACCACCGCGACGTGGCCTACGACTCGAAGACGGAGAACGACGAGGGCTACTTCCTCGAATCGGAGGGCATGGAGTGGTTCGACGGCCACTACGTCGACTCGTGGGTCCACCGCGCCAACCCCTATCTGAGCCCGGTCGCCGCGGCCAGCCACGCCGACCTCCCGCCGGCGACCGTCGCCACCTGTGGCTTCGACCCGCTCCGCGACGAGGGAATCGCGTACGTCGACGCCCTCGATGACGCCGGCGTCCCGGTCACGCACCGCCACTACGACGACCTGATTCACGGCGCGATGAGTTTCGTTGCCGACCCCGTGGACACCCCGAGCGGGCGCGAGGTCTTAGCCCAGTTCGCGAGCGACCTGCGAGGCGCGCTCCACGCGAACTCGTAG
- the rqcH gene encoding ribosome rescue protein RqcH — protein MDQKRELTSVDLVALTAELNGLQGAKVDKVYLYGDDLVRLKMRDFDRGRVELLVEVGDTKRAHVAAPEHVPDAPGRPPNFAKMLRNRLSGADFHEVRQHGFDRILEFEFRREDQDTTIVAELFGDGNVAVLDQNGEVVDCLDTVRLQSRTVAPGSQYGFPSARVNPLDLDYEAFAAKMRDSDTDLVRTLATQLNFGGLYAEELCTRAGVEKTKDIEAATEDDFRALYDASERLLDAIRAGDLDPRVYYEPGEDGEDRGERVDVTPMALEEYADRPSEAFENFNDALDDYFTNLDTTEEEEGGEAATRPDFEAEIEKQKRIIQQQEQAIEDFEAQAETEREKAEALYGHYDLVDDLLSTVRDAREAGHAWQDIADTLDDAKGDVPGADAFAGVNEAEGTVRVRVDDHTIELRPEDGVEKNADRLYTEAKRIEEKKEGARAAIENTREDLEAAKQRRDEWEAEPEEERDEEEEDEDVDWLSRASIPIRKQEQWYERFRWFRTSEGFLVLGGRNADQNEELVKNYMDRYDRFFHSQAHGGPITVLKTSAPSEPSNDIEVPEASKRQAAQFAVCCSSVWKDGRGAGDAYMVSPDQVSKTPESGEYLEKGGFAVRGDRTYFRDLPAEWAVGIACEPHTRVLGGPIDAVVDQVETHIEIEPGRYAQGDAAKRIYREFRERFADDSFVRKVASPDEIQKYMPPGGSRIRD, from the coding sequence ATGGACCAGAAGCGGGAGTTGACGAGCGTCGACCTCGTCGCCCTCACGGCGGAACTCAACGGCTTGCAGGGGGCGAAAGTCGACAAAGTCTACCTCTACGGGGACGACCTCGTCCGCCTGAAGATGCGGGACTTCGACCGGGGGCGCGTGGAACTCCTCGTCGAGGTCGGTGACACGAAGCGCGCACACGTCGCCGCCCCCGAGCACGTGCCGGACGCGCCGGGTCGACCGCCGAACTTCGCGAAGATGTTGCGGAATCGGCTGTCGGGCGCGGACTTCCACGAGGTGCGCCAGCACGGCTTCGACCGGATTCTGGAGTTCGAGTTCCGACGCGAGGACCAGGACACCACCATCGTCGCGGAACTGTTCGGGGACGGGAACGTCGCCGTCCTCGACCAGAACGGCGAGGTCGTGGACTGTCTGGACACCGTGCGCCTCCAGTCCCGGACCGTCGCGCCGGGGAGCCAGTACGGCTTCCCGAGCGCCCGCGTGAACCCCCTCGACTTGGACTACGAGGCGTTCGCGGCGAAGATGCGGGACTCCGACACGGACCTCGTGCGGACGCTCGCGACGCAACTGAACTTCGGCGGCCTGTACGCCGAGGAACTCTGCACGCGGGCGGGCGTCGAGAAGACGAAGGACATCGAGGCGGCCACGGAGGACGACTTCCGGGCGCTCTACGACGCGAGCGAGCGCCTGCTGGACGCCATCCGCGCGGGCGACCTCGACCCCCGCGTCTACTACGAACCGGGCGAGGACGGCGAGGACCGCGGCGAACGCGTGGACGTGACGCCGATGGCCCTAGAGGAGTACGCCGACCGCCCGAGCGAGGCGTTCGAGAACTTCAACGACGCGCTCGACGACTACTTCACGAACCTCGATACGACCGAGGAGGAGGAGGGCGGCGAGGCCGCCACCCGGCCCGACTTCGAGGCCGAAATCGAGAAGCAGAAACGCATCATCCAACAGCAAGAGCAGGCCATCGAGGACTTCGAGGCGCAGGCCGAGACGGAGCGCGAGAAGGCCGAAGCGCTGTACGGCCACTACGACCTCGTGGACGACCTGCTGTCGACGGTGCGGGACGCCCGCGAGGCCGGCCACGCGTGGCAGGACATCGCGGACACCCTCGACGACGCGAAGGGCGACGTGCCCGGCGCGGACGCGTTCGCGGGCGTGAACGAGGCCGAGGGAACCGTCCGCGTGCGCGTCGACGACCACACCATCGAACTCCGCCCGGAGGACGGCGTGGAGAAGAACGCCGACCGCCTCTACACGGAGGCCAAGCGCATCGAGGAGAAGAAGGAGGGCGCGCGCGCCGCCATCGAGAACACCCGCGAGGACCTCGAAGCCGCGAAGCAACGGCGCGACGAGTGGGAGGCCGAACCCGAGGAAGAACGCGACGAGGAGGAGGAAGACGAGGACGTCGACTGGCTCTCGCGCGCGTCGATTCCGATTCGCAAACAGGAGCAGTGGTACGAGCGCTTCCGGTGGTTCCGAACCTCGGAGGGGTTCCTCGTGTTGGGCGGTCGGAACGCCGACCAGAACGAGGAACTGGTGAAGAACTACATGGACCGCTACGACCGCTTCTTCCACTCGCAGGCCCACGGCGGCCCCATCACGGTGTTGAAGACGTCGGCGCCGAGCGAACCCTCGAACGACATCGAGGTGCCCGAGGCGAGCAAGCGGCAGGCCGCGCAGTTCGCGGTCTGCTGTTCGTCGGTGTGGAAGGACGGCCGCGGCGCGGGCGACGCCTACATGGTCAGCCCCGACCAGGTGTCGAAGACGCCGGAGTCCGGCGAGTACTTAGAGAAGGGCGGGTTCGCGGTCCGGGGCGACCGCACGTACTTCCGCGACCTGCCCGCGGAGTGGGCGGTCGGCATCGCCTGCGAACCGCACACGCGCGTCCTCGGCGGCCCCATCGACGCCGTCGTCGACCAAGTCGAGACGCACATCGAAATCGAGCCCGGGCGGTACGCGCAGGGCGACGCCGCCAAGCGCATCTACCGGGAGTTCCGGGAGCGCTTCGCGGACGACTCGTTCGTCCGGAAGGTCGCCAGCCCCGACGAGATTCAGA
- the tbsP gene encoding transcriptional regulator TbsP, giving the protein MPSNLLGTSVEDVLAAVFESEPSELFVVNPAASTIERLVEAGNGFDGDLPEIRLLGDESTLKDVMGDFIVASNTANLVEAGDLELRVLDDDARSSMLVTANRTVALLEAGGLVGGLATDDDEFATTAYDAIGDDWDAAEAYNLRTPAIDRVRQSLDDEISPEVEDDFEGVLSSLETARGDGDGLDEVTISLLVAAKNRELLYDISKWGEDVGIASKATFSRTKTKLEDLGLIDTEKVPIDVGRPRLRLKLADERLEDASASELANTAQSVLA; this is encoded by the coding sequence ATGCCATCGAATCTTCTGGGTACGAGCGTCGAGGACGTCCTCGCGGCCGTCTTCGAGAGCGAGCCGAGCGAGTTGTTCGTCGTGAATCCGGCCGCCAGCACCATCGAACGACTCGTCGAAGCGGGGAACGGCTTCGACGGCGACCTCCCCGAAATCCGCCTCCTCGGCGACGAGAGCACCCTCAAGGACGTGATGGGTGACTTCATCGTCGCGAGCAACACGGCGAACCTGGTCGAAGCCGGCGACCTCGAACTCCGCGTCCTCGACGACGACGCCCGGAGTTCGATGCTCGTCACGGCGAACCGAACCGTCGCGCTCCTCGAAGCCGGCGGCCTCGTCGGCGGCCTCGCCACCGACGACGACGAGTTCGCGACGACCGCCTACGACGCCATCGGCGACGACTGGGACGCCGCCGAGGCGTACAACCTCCGCACGCCCGCCATCGACCGCGTGCGTCAGAGCCTCGACGACGAAATCAGCCCCGAGGTCGAAGACGACTTCGAGGGCGTCCTCTCCTCGCTGGAGACCGCCCGCGGCGACGGCGACGGCCTCGACGAGGTCACCATCAGCCTGCTCGTCGCGGCGAAGAACCGCGAACTCCTCTACGACATCAGCAAGTGGGGCGAGGACGTCGGCATCGCGTCGAAAGCGACGTTCTCCCGCACGAAGACGAAACTCGAGGACCTCGGTCTCATCGACACCGAGAAGGTCCCCATCGACGTGGGTCGCCCGCGCCTCCGCCTGAAACTCGCGGACGAGCGCCTCGAAGACGCCTCCGCCTCGGAACTCGCGAACACGGCACAGTCCGTCCTCGCGTAA
- a CDS encoding bifunctional methylenetetrahydrofolate dehydrogenase/methenyltetrahydrofolate cyclohydrolase, whose protein sequence is MTDVIDGNAVAASIRDDLTDSVATLKDAGVTPKLATVLMNDKQASETYISMKQRDCEELGIGAEDVRIDPDAPAEELFDTVADLNAREDVHGILVQDPTPDHVSDERVLSAVDPAKDVDGFHPENVGKLVGGNARFKPCTPHGVQKLLEHEGVDPEGKDVVVVGRSNIVGKPLANLLMQKADGGNATVTLCHSRTDDLAAHTRRADIVISAVGVVDLVDGSMLSEDTVVIDVGINRVDADNDKGYRLTGDVDFESAKEKASAITPVPGGVGPMTRAMLLYNTVKAAGEQAGVDVDLP, encoded by the coding sequence ATGACAGACGTCATCGACGGGAACGCGGTCGCCGCGTCGATTCGAGACGACCTCACGGACTCCGTGGCGACGCTGAAAGACGCCGGCGTCACGCCGAAACTCGCCACCGTCCTGATGAACGACAAGCAGGCCAGCGAGACGTACATCTCGATGAAACAGCGGGACTGCGAGGAGCTCGGCATCGGCGCAGAGGACGTGCGCATCGACCCCGACGCGCCCGCCGAGGAACTGTTCGACACCGTCGCCGACCTGAACGCCCGCGAGGACGTCCACGGCATCCTCGTGCAGGACCCGACGCCCGACCACGTCTCCGACGAACGCGTGCTCTCGGCCGTCGACCCCGCCAAGGACGTGGACGGCTTTCACCCCGAGAACGTCGGGAAACTCGTCGGCGGGAACGCCCGATTCAAGCCCTGCACGCCCCACGGCGTTCAGAAACTCCTCGAACACGAGGGCGTCGACCCCGAGGGGAAAGACGTGGTCGTCGTCGGTCGGTCGAACATCGTCGGGAAGCCGCTCGCGAACCTCCTGATGCAGAAGGCCGACGGCGGGAACGCCACGGTCACGCTCTGTCACAGCCGCACCGACGACCTCGCCGCGCACACCCGGCGCGCCGACATCGTGATTTCGGCGGTGGGCGTCGTCGACCTCGTGGACGGCTCGATGCTCTCCGAGGACACCGTGGTAATCGACGTTGGCATCAACCGCGTCGACGCGGACAACGACAAGGGCTACCGGCTCACCGGCGACGTTGACTTCGAGAGCGCAAAGGAGAAGGCCAGCGCCATCACGCCCGTCCCGGGCGGCGTCGGTCCGATGACGCGCGCGATGCTCCTCTACAACACCGTCAAGGCCGCCGGCGAGCAGGCCGGCGTCGACGTGGACCTGCCCTGA
- the glyA gene encoding serine hydroxymethyltransferase, translated as MSDYERVREVDPAVADALVGERERQNGTLAMIASENHVSEAVMEAQSSELTNKYAEGYPGKRYYGGCEFADDVEELAIERAKELFGAEHVNVQPHSGSSANMAVYFATLEPGDKILSLDLTHGGHLSHGHTANFAGQLYDVEHYEVDAETGRLDYDSLREKAESFDPDMIVSGYSAYPREVEWEEIQAAADAVDALHTADIAHITGLVAAGEHASPVGVADFVTGSTHKTIRAGRGGIIMCDEEFAGDVDSAVFPGAQGGPLMHNIAGKAVGFGEALEPEFEAYAEQVVENAKVLGETLQDHGFSLVSGGTDTHLVLVDLRDSHPDISGGDVEEELEAVGIVLNANTVPDETRSAFDPSGIRAGTPALTTRGFDAEAMETVGDCIAKVIDNVGDEEVYAEVAATVEDLCNEYPLYE; from the coding sequence ATGAGCGACTACGAACGCGTGCGGGAGGTAGACCCCGCCGTCGCGGACGCGCTCGTCGGCGAACGCGAGCGACAGAACGGCACGCTGGCGATGATTGCGAGCGAGAACCACGTCAGCGAGGCCGTGATGGAAGCCCAGTCGAGCGAACTCACGAACAAGTACGCCGAGGGCTACCCCGGCAAGCGCTACTACGGAGGCTGCGAGTTCGCTGACGACGTGGAGGAACTCGCCATCGAGCGCGCGAAGGAACTGTTCGGCGCGGAGCACGTGAACGTCCAGCCCCACAGCGGGTCGTCGGCGAACATGGCCGTCTACTTCGCGACGCTGGAGCCCGGCGACAAGATTCTCTCGCTGGACCTCACCCACGGCGGCCACCTGAGCCACGGCCACACCGCGAACTTCGCGGGCCAACTGTACGACGTGGAGCACTACGAGGTCGACGCCGAGACGGGGCGCCTCGACTACGACTCGCTCCGCGAGAAAGCCGAGTCCTTCGACCCGGACATGATAGTCTCGGGCTACTCGGCGTACCCCCGCGAGGTCGAGTGGGAAGAGATTCAGGCGGCCGCGGACGCCGTGGACGCGCTCCACACCGCAGACATCGCGCACATCACGGGGCTCGTCGCGGCGGGCGAGCACGCCTCGCCGGTCGGCGTCGCGGACTTCGTGACGGGGTCGACCCACAAGACGATTCGCGCGGGTCGCGGCGGCATCATCATGTGCGACGAGGAGTTCGCGGGCGACGTGGACTCGGCGGTGTTCCCCGGTGCGCAGGGTGGCCCGCTGATGCACAACATCGCGGGGAAGGCGGTCGGCTTCGGGGAAGCGCTCGAACCCGAGTTCGAGGCGTACGCCGAGCAGGTCGTGGAGAACGCGAAGGTGCTCGGGGAGACCCTACAGGACCACGGCTTCTCGCTGGTCTCGGGCGGCACCGACACTCACCTCGTGCTCGTGGACCTCCGGGACTCCCACCCGGACATCTCGGGCGGCGACGTGGAGGAGGAACTCGAAGCGGTCGGCATCGTGTTGAACGCGAACACCGTGCCCGACGAGACGCGGTCGGCGTTCGACCCGTCGGGAATCCGCGCCGGCACGCCCGCGCTCACGACCCGCGGCTTCGACGCCGAGGCGATGGAGACGGTCGGCGACTGCATCGCGAAGGTCATCGACAACGTCGGCGACGAGGAGGTGTACGCCGAGGTCGCGGCGACCGTCGAGGACCTCTGTAACGAGTACCCGCTGTACGAGTAG
- a CDS encoding ZIP family metal transporter, with amino-acid sequence MQALVGGVVIAGLNLLGALLVVVWRDPSQRSLDGALGFAAGVMLAASFTSLILPGIELGGHNGVLEVIAGIVLGVALLDRADRWVPHVHVLITGRRRADQTVSERDLAPLLLFIVAITIHNMPEGLAVGVGFGSGNLGDALALMFAIGVQNIPEGLAVSVAAVNAGFDRTTYAALTGIRAGIVEIPLCLFGAWAVTVSGAVLPYAMGFAAGGMLFVISDEIVPETHANGHERVATLGLMAGVVVMLYLDVTLG; translated from the coding sequence ATGCAGGCGCTGGTCGGCGGCGTCGTCATCGCGGGCCTGAATCTGCTCGGCGCGCTGCTGGTGGTGGTGTGGCGCGACCCCAGCCAGCGGTCGCTGGACGGCGCGCTCGGGTTCGCGGCGGGCGTGATGCTCGCCGCGAGTTTCACGAGTCTCATCCTCCCCGGCATCGAACTCGGCGGGCACAACGGCGTGCTGGAGGTCATCGCGGGCATCGTACTCGGCGTCGCGCTGTTGGACCGCGCGGACCGCTGGGTGCCCCACGTCCACGTCCTCATCACGGGCCGGCGGCGCGCCGACCAGACGGTTTCGGAGCGCGATTTGGCGCCGCTGTTGTTGTTCATCGTCGCTATCACCATCCACAACATGCCGGAGGGGTTGGCGGTCGGCGTCGGGTTCGGGAGCGGGAACCTCGGGGACGCGCTGGCGCTGATGTTCGCCATCGGCGTCCAGAACATCCCGGAGGGGCTCGCGGTGTCTGTCGCCGCGGTGAACGCGGGGTTCGACCGCACGACGTACGCCGCGCTCACCGGGATTCGGGCGGGTATCGTGGAGATTCCGCTGTGTCTGTTCGGCGCGTGGGCGGTCACCGTTTCGGGCGCCGTGCTGCCGTACGCGATGGGCTTTGCGGCGGGCGGCATGCTGTTCGTCATCAGCGACGAAATCGTACCGGAGACGCACGCGAACGGCCACGAGCGAGTCGCGACGCTCGGGCTGATGGCGGGTGTCGTCGTGATGTTGTACCTCGACGTGACGCTGGGGTGA